A genome region from Chloroflexota bacterium includes the following:
- a CDS encoding inositol monophosphatase — protein sequence MHNLPQAQSGKSALEVAITTAKEAGEILLSHFGSKRQIRRKSKGNLVTDADIMSEKFILKFLQSEYPNFSILSEESNPSAPTTDYTWIVDPLDGTNNYTFGIPFFCVNIALAEDEDILLGITYDPVRKELFRAERGQGAYLNDSAVRVSTKDSLQTSLVGFDLGYSHERGEEMLNVANKLWGKVHCLRAMGSSSLGLAYVACGRVNLYFHRYLFPWDIASGLLLVREAGGEVTDWQGKPASFLATEIIASSDQLHHEFLAHFGQEQAPK from the coding sequence ATGCATAACTTGCCCCAAGCCCAGAGCGGGAAGAGTGCCCTTGAAGTAGCTATTACAACAGCTAAAGAAGCCGGTGAGATTCTTTTATCTCATTTCGGCTCCAAAAGACAGATAAGGCGTAAGAGCAAAGGCAATCTGGTTACCGACGCCGATATAATGTCAGAAAAATTCATATTGAAATTTTTACAGAGCGAATACCCAAATTTCAGCATTCTCTCCGAAGAATCCAATCCCTCAGCTCCAACCACTGATTATACTTGGATAGTTGATCCATTGGATGGTACCAACAACTATACCTTCGGCATTCCCTTTTTCTGCGTCAACATCGCTCTGGCCGAAGATGAAGATATCCTGCTTGGGATAACCTATGACCCCGTAAGAAAGGAGCTTTTTAGAGCTGAGAGAGGACAGGGGGCCTACCTCAACGACTCAGCGGTTCGAGTTTCCACAAAAGATTCACTCCAGACCTCTCTGGTGGGATTTGACCTTGGCTACAGCCACGAGCGAGGCGAAGAGATGCTTAATGTGGCCAACAAACTCTGGGGCAAAGTACATTGCTTGAGGGCTATGGGTTCCTCATCTTTAGGTTTAGCCTATGTTGCCTGCGGGCGGGTTAACCTCTACTTTCATCGCTATCTATTTCCTTGGGACATCGCCAGTGGGCTCCTACTGGTTAGAGAAGCCGGCGGTGAAGTTACCGATTGGCAAGGCAAACCAGCGAGCTTTCTAGCCACGGAAATCATTGCCTCGAGCGATCAACTTCACCATGAATTTCTGGCACATTTTGGCCAAGAGCAAGCACCTAAATAA
- a CDS encoding helix-turn-helix domain-containing protein — MKKEEKRIKTAGKTGSAKRKPAGHEDFLTDASRLASARAVEKKAEALGERIRTAREMRGLTLEDISSRTGIDVAALKQIESSEMAPPLGQLIKLGKALDMKMGYFISPGVDKPMTIVRKGQGQAIARYGKKKSEQYGYSYESLAPEKANRMMEPFIVTLLPTEAEEFSSHDGQEFIFVLEGEMKVQVGDRVEFLKPGDAVYYDSNQPHLVKSATKTKARILAVLYTGAK, encoded by the coding sequence ATGAAAAAAGAGGAAAAGCGCATTAAAACGGCTGGCAAAACAGGCTCAGCCAAACGCAAGCCTGCCGGGCATGAAGATTTTCTGACCGATGCTTCCCGCCTGGCATCTGCTAGGGCAGTAGAAAAGAAAGCAGAGGCTCTGGGCGAACGAATTCGAACAGCCCGCGAAATGCGTGGCCTCACCCTTGAAGACATCAGCAGCCGCACCGGCATTGATGTGGCTGCGTTGAAACAAATAGAGTCAAGTGAAATGGCGCCGCCTCTCGGCCAGTTGATTAAATTAGGCAAAGCCCTGGACATGAAGATGGGCTATTTTATATCCCCCGGCGTTGACAAGCCTATGACCATAGTACGGAAAGGTCAAGGGCAAGCCATAGCGCGGTACGGAAAAAAGAAAAGCGAGCAGTACGGCTACTCTTACGAATCGTTAGCCCCAGAGAAAGCCAACCGAATGATGGAGCCTTTTATTGTAACCCTGCTGCCCACCGAGGCAGAGGAGTTCTCCTCACATGATGGCCAGGAATTCATCTTTGTCCTCGAAGGAGAAATGAAAGTCCAGGTTGGCGACCGAGTCGAATTCCTCAAGCCCGGCGATGCCGTCTATTACGACTCCAACCAGCCCCACCTCGTCAAATCCGCCACCAAGACCAAGGCAAGGATATTGGCCGTCTTATACACCGGAGCAAAATAG
- a CDS encoding acyl-CoA dehydrogenase, whose product MDFELTEEQKLTRQAVRDFAEREIAPVAKELDEKEKFSIELTQKMAELGLLGCFVPEKYGGSNMGYISYIIVVEELARVDGSHAATIAAGNSLGIGPIYYFGNEKQKQDWLPKLCSGKYLAAFGLTEPEAGSDAGSSRTTAELKGDRWIINGRKIFITNAACPLTGVIVVQAVTGKRDGGHAELSCFIVPSDAPGFTAKEMKGKMMWRSSNTGELFFDDCIVPKENLLGKIGDGFHQMLSTLDGGRLSIAAMGLGGSQGAFEIALEYANSRIQFGRPISTFQVNAFKLADMALEIELARNFLYKACWMRENNLSITKEAAMAKLYCSEVMHRCVHQALQLHGGYGLMKDFRIERFYRDQRLLEIGEGTSEILRIVIARHIGVARRAI is encoded by the coding sequence ATGGATTTCGAACTAACTGAGGAACAAAAACTAACACGTCAGGCAGTTCGCGATTTTGCCGAGAGGGAGATAGCACCAGTCGCCAAAGAGCTGGATGAGAAAGAAAAGTTCTCCATCGAGCTAACGCAGAAAATGGCCGAACTGGGCCTTCTGGGTTGCTTTGTCCCCGAGAAATACGGCGGCTCGAACATGGGGTACATCTCTTATATCATAGTGGTCGAGGAGCTAGCCAGAGTAGATGGTTCCCACGCCGCTACCATTGCTGCTGGAAACTCTCTAGGTATCGGGCCAATCTACTACTTCGGCAACGAGAAACAGAAGCAGGACTGGCTTCCCAAGCTCTGCTCAGGAAAGTATCTGGCAGCTTTTGGCCTTACTGAGCCTGAAGCTGGCTCAGACGCCGGCAGCTCTCGCACTACAGCCGAACTTAAAGGAGACCGCTGGATTATCAATGGCAGGAAGATCTTCATCACCAACGCAGCCTGTCCGCTAACCGGCGTCATCGTTGTCCAGGCAGTGACCGGCAAGCGAGACGGTGGGCATGCAGAGCTCAGTTGTTTCATTGTTCCCAGCGATGCGCCCGGCTTCACCGCCAAAGAGATGAAAGGCAAGATGATGTGGCGGTCATCCAATACTGGTGAACTCTTCTTCGATGACTGCATCGTGCCCAAAGAAAATCTTTTGGGAAAGATAGGCGATGGCTTTCACCAGATGCTGTCCACCTTAGATGGCGGGCGCCTGAGCATAGCAGCCATGGGGCTCGGCGGTTCCCAAGGAGCTTTCGAGATAGCTTTGGAGTATGCCAATTCGCGTATCCAGTTCGGCCGGCCTATCAGCACCTTCCAGGTCAACGCCTTTAAGCTAGCCGACATGGCTCTTGAGATCGAACTGGCCAGAAATTTTCTCTACAAGGCTTGCTGGATGCGAGAGAACAACCTTTCCATAACCAAAGAGGCAGCCATGGCCAAGCTCTATTGCTCAGAGGTCATGCACCGCTGTGTTCACCAAGCCTTGCAGCTCCACGGCGGCTATGGGCTGATGAAAGATTTCAGAATAGAAAGATTCTATCGAGACCAGAGGCTTCTGGAAATCGGAGAGGGGACATCGGAGATTCTGCGAATCGTGATTGCTCGGCATATCGGTGTAGCCAGAAGGGCAATCTAG
- a CDS encoding aminotransferase class I/II-fold pyridoxal phosphate-dependent enzyme, with amino-acid sequence MKLSQSHISEIVRAIPPSGIRKFFDLLSSIEGVISLGVGEPDFVTPWHICEAAIYSLEKGYTMYTSNKGMPELRAELSGHLESRFGLTYDSEDEILITVGVSEGLDLAMRAILNPGDEVIMPNPCYVAYPASVSLAGGAPVQVPTTEENNFEITAADIEPRITQKTKAILLGYPCNPTGAVLSKEELTQIAELAKRYNLLVVSDEVYGRLVYGVEHTCLATLPGMRERTILLNGFSKAYAMTGWRIGYAASDKEIIGAMTKIHQYTMLCAPIMGQMAALEALKANDSEVDAMVRDYDRRRRVIVKGLRDIGLSCFEPRGAFYAFPSIKVTGMTSEEFAEKLLWEEKVAVVPGSAFGQCGEGYLRCCYATALPDIEEALKRMGRFIERHRKK; translated from the coding sequence ATTAAACTATCTCAAAGCCACATATCCGAAATTGTGAGGGCAATCCCACCTTCGGGTATCAGAAAGTTCTTTGATTTACTCTCCTCCATAGAAGGTGTAATTTCCCTCGGCGTCGGCGAGCCTGATTTCGTCACCCCATGGCACATTTGTGAAGCCGCTATTTACTCGCTGGAAAAAGGCTACACTATGTACACTTCCAACAAAGGCATGCCTGAATTAAGAGCAGAATTATCAGGGCACCTCGAATCCCGATTCGGGCTGACCTATGACTCCGAGGACGAAATCCTCATCACTGTCGGCGTCAGCGAAGGTCTCGACCTCGCCATGAGAGCCATACTCAATCCGGGTGATGAAGTCATCATGCCCAACCCCTGCTATGTCGCCTATCCTGCATCCGTTAGCCTGGCCGGCGGGGCACCGGTCCAAGTACCCACCACTGAGGAGAACAATTTTGAAATAACCGCCGCCGATATTGAGCCGCGGATTACTCAAAAGACAAAGGCTATCCTGCTTGGCTACCCATGCAATCCCACTGGCGCGGTTCTGTCAAAAGAAGAGCTGACTCAAATCGCTGAACTGGCTAAACGATATAACCTGCTGGTGGTATCAGACGAAGTCTATGGCCGACTGGTCTATGGTGTGGAGCATACCTGCCTCGCCACTCTCCCTGGCATGAGAGAGCGCACCATCCTGTTAAATGGCTTTTCCAAAGCTTACGCCATGACTGGATGGAGAATCGGTTACGCAGCCTCCGATAAGGAAATCATTGGAGCCATGACCAAGATTCACCAATACACCATGCTATGTGCTCCCATAATGGGACAGATGGCAGCTCTTGAAGCATTAAAGGCCAACGACAGCGAAGTAGATGCCATGGTCAGAGATTACGACAGGCGTCGCCGGGTCATCGTTAAAGGACTTAGAGATATCGGCTTGTCCTGCTTCGAGCCAAGAGGCGCCTTTTACGCCTTCCCCTCCATAAAAGTCACCGGCATGACATCAGAAGAGTTCGCTGAGAAGCTGCTATGGGAGGAAAAGGTAGCTGTAGTCCCCGGCTCGGCTTTTGGCCAGTGTGGTGAAGGCTACCTCCGCTGCTGCTATGCCACTGCCCTCCCCGACATCGAAGAAGCCTTGAAGAGAATGGGCAGATTCATCGAAAGACACCGCAAGAAGTGA
- a CDS encoding Lrp/AsnC family transcriptional regulator — MKKILEALEKDARLTPEQISTMTGTSVADVKKTIKKAEADRAILKYKTVIDWSKLGEEQVWALVEVKVVPQRNVGFDSIAERIYRFHEARSVYLASGTYDLAVLVAGKTMQEIAVFVSEKLAPLEAVQGTVTHFILKKYKEDGEILEGGEGVKRLPVTP; from the coding sequence ATGAAAAAAATTCTCGAGGCTTTGGAAAAAGATGCCCGATTGACACCTGAGCAAATCTCAACCATGACCGGCACGTCAGTTGCCGATGTAAAAAAGACGATTAAAAAGGCCGAAGCAGACCGTGCCATATTAAAATATAAGACCGTCATTGATTGGTCTAAATTGGGCGAAGAGCAGGTCTGGGCACTTGTTGAGGTCAAGGTCGTTCCGCAACGCAATGTTGGCTTTGACTCCATCGCCGAACGCATTTATCGTTTCCACGAAGCTCGCTCCGTATACCTCGCCTCTGGCACCTATGATCTGGCAGTACTAGTAGCCGGTAAGACTATGCAGGAAATCGCTGTCTTTGTCTCAGAAAAACTTGCACCTCTGGAAGCAGTGCAGGGGACTGTTACCCATTTCATACTTAAGAAATACAAGGAGGACGGCGAAATACTGGAGGGCGGCGAAGGGGTTAAGCGTCTGCCCGTAACCCCATAA
- the gatA gene encoding Asp-tRNA(Asn)/Glu-tRNA(Gln) amidotransferase subunit GatA has protein sequence MSDLHQLTISQAHQLLKDRNISSVELTKANLARLAKVEDKVHACVTISEDTALKQAKEADKTISSGKIEPLTGIPALIKDVMCTKGIKTTCSSKVLESFVPPYDATVIDKLKASKTVILGKTNMDEFAMGSSTENSAFFPTRNPWNLDRVPGGSSGGSAAAVATDEAIYALGSDTGGSIRQPAGFCSVVGLKPTYGRVSRFGLVAFANSLDQIGPITKNVADCALVLNVIAGHDPKDSTSAPYPVPDYTKALIPKLNNLRLGIPKEYFVEGMQKEVRASIETAINKLEELGANVDRDASLSLTKYALAVYYILAPSEASANLARYDGVKYGFSYQDTNNMWEAMEKTKQFGFGDEVKRRIMLGTYALSAGYYDAYYLKAQKVRTLIRREFDQAFEKYDALVTPTSPTVPFKLGEKVDDPIQMYLSDVCTLPINIAGLPAISVPAGFADGLPIGMQIIGKPFDEETILHIAFAYEQSTDWHKRKPPI, from the coding sequence ATGAGTGACCTACATCAGCTAACTATCAGCCAAGCTCACCAGCTTCTAAAAGATAGGAATATATCCTCGGTCGAATTGACCAAAGCAAATCTGGCACGTCTGGCTAAAGTAGAAGACAAGGTCCACGCTTGCGTAACCATCAGTGAGGATACTGCTTTAAAGCAGGCCAAGGAAGCAGACAAAACCATAAGCAGCGGCAAAATTGAACCATTAACCGGCATCCCCGCTTTGATTAAAGACGTTATGTGCACCAAAGGCATCAAGACCACCTGTTCCTCAAAAGTTTTGGAAAGTTTTGTCCCGCCTTACGATGCAACGGTTATAGACAAGCTAAAAGCCAGCAAAACGGTTATCCTAGGGAAGACAAATATGGACGAGTTCGCCATGGGTTCATCAACAGAGAATTCCGCTTTCTTCCCCACACGAAACCCTTGGAACTTAGACCGTGTCCCCGGCGGCAGCAGTGGCGGCTCAGCCGCTGCCGTGGCTACCGATGAGGCTATATACGCCCTTGGCTCCGATACCGGTGGCAGTATCCGCCAGCCTGCTGGATTCTGCAGTGTGGTTGGTTTAAAACCAACCTACGGTAGGGTGAGCCGTTTTGGGCTGGTCGCCTTTGCCAACTCGCTCGACCAGATTGGCCCCATAACCAAAAACGTTGCCGACTGTGCCCTGGTGCTTAATGTCATCGCCGGTCATGACCCCAAAGATTCTACATCGGCTCCTTACCCCGTTCCTGATTACACCAAAGCACTGATTCCAAAGCTTAACAACCTGCGTCTAGGTATCCCTAAGGAGTACTTCGTCGAGGGTATGCAAAAGGAGGTAAGAGCCAGTATAGAGACAGCAATAAACAAGCTGGAGGAATTGGGGGCTAACGTAGACCGGGATGCCTCTTTGTCCCTCACTAAATATGCCCTGGCCGTATATTACATACTAGCCCCTTCCGAGGCTTCAGCGAACCTGGCCAGGTACGATGGCGTAAAGTACGGCTTCTCCTACCAAGACACCAATAACATGTGGGAGGCTATGGAGAAAACAAAGCAGTTCGGCTTCGGAGATGAGGTCAAGAGACGAATCATGCTGGGAACCTATGCTCTATCTGCCGGCTACTACGATGCCTACTACCTAAAAGCTCAGAAGGTGCGCACTTTAATAAGACGGGAATTTGACCAGGCTTTCGAGAAATATGATGCTCTGGTTACCCCCACATCACCTACAGTGCCATTCAAGCTTGGTGAAAAGGTGGATGACCCTATACAAATGTATCTGAGCGATGTTTGTACTTTACCCATAAACATCGCCGGCCTCCCCGCCATCTCCGTGCCGGCCGGATTCGCCGACGGTTTACCTATAGGTATGCAGATTATAGGGAAGCCTTTCGACGAAGAAACCATACTCCATATCGCCTTTGCCTACGAGCAGTCCACCGACTGGCACAAAAGAAAACCGCCGATATAA
- the gatC gene encoding Asp-tRNA(Asn)/Glu-tRNA(Gln) amidotransferase subunit GatC: MKLSREEVKHIALLARLGLSEAEIEKFRIQLSDILENFEILKQIDTTDLPPTAQSIALQNVFRPDEPKASYPVKEILDNAPQRDGNCFKTRAVLE, encoded by the coding sequence ATGAAACTAAGTCGTGAGGAAGTAAAACATATCGCCCTCCTAGCCAGATTGGGACTGAGCGAAGCTGAAATCGAGAAGTTTAGAATTCAGCTATCCGACATTCTGGAAAACTTCGAGATACTCAAGCAGATTGACACCACCGACCTACCACCCACAGCCCAATCTATTGCTCTGCAGAACGTCTTCAGGCCAGATGAGCCAAAGGCGTCTTACCCAGTAAAAGAGATTCTGGATAATGCACCTCAGCGTGACGGCAATTGTTTCAAGACTCGGGCAGTTCTGGAATAA
- the fusA gene encoding elongation factor G → MHHFEPEKIRNVVLLSHSGAGKTSLSEAMLFSSGAINRLGNVADGTTTSDYDPSEVKRQISINLSLLPCQWKDCKLNLIDTPGYPDFVAEVKAGLAVSEGAVIVVCAVSGVEVGTEQVWGYASEAKLPCLIFVNKMDRENANFFNALKDIQGKLGKKCLPIQLPIGSQKDFQGVVDIVTKKAYSGTPLKETELPSSIAGDVDSYREKLIEAVVEVDDELITKYLDGEEISDEQIYRCIKEATKLGKVVPVLVGSALKNAAITPLMDAIHDYMPSPKERDAVKAINASTKAEEVVEPIPGALLSAFVFKTTNDPRVGKVSYFRVYSGTISSNSQVWNSNKGAVERIGQLFVLRGKTQEPAPHLGAGDIGAVAKLASTTTGDTLGSREHPLKFAPIHFPQPLLNMAVHPKARGDLDKMSTVLPKICEEDFTLKVQREADIGEILLGGMGETHLDVAAERLSSKFGVEVNLQRPKVPYKETITVRTEAEYKHKKQTGGHGQYGHVLLELEPLPRGTGFEFTERVVGGAVPRNYIPAVEKGVNEARLEGVLAGCPVVDVRVTLFDGSSHSVDSSDMAFKIAAAQALKKGLTEGQPVLLEPIVNMTITVPDTLTGDIIGDLNTKRGRVLGMNPGNGVNIIQAQAPLAEVQRYAVDLRSMTQARGTFTVEFSHYEEVPSQVAQKVMAQKANP, encoded by the coding sequence GTGCATCATTTTGAACCAGAAAAAATTCGTAACGTTGTCTTATTATCTCATTCCGGCGCTGGCAAAACGTCGCTATCTGAAGCGATGCTTTTCAGTTCAGGGGCTATTAACCGCTTAGGCAATGTGGCTGACGGGACAACCACTTCAGACTATGACCCTTCCGAAGTAAAGCGCCAGATTAGCATCAACCTGTCTTTGCTACCATGTCAGTGGAAAGATTGCAAGCTTAACCTGATTGATACACCGGGCTACCCTGATTTTGTGGCTGAAGTTAAAGCAGGGTTAGCGGTGAGCGAGGGTGCGGTCATTGTGGTTTGCGCTGTCTCTGGTGTAGAGGTTGGCACTGAGCAGGTGTGGGGGTACGCCAGCGAGGCAAAACTGCCGTGCCTCATCTTTGTGAATAAGATGGACAGGGAGAATGCGAACTTCTTTAATGCCTTGAAGGACATTCAAGGCAAACTGGGCAAGAAATGCTTGCCTATTCAATTGCCGATAGGTTCTCAGAAAGATTTCCAGGGGGTAGTGGACATTGTAACAAAGAAGGCTTATAGTGGCACCCCACTAAAGGAAACCGAGTTGCCTTCGTCTATTGCGGGCGATGTAGATTCTTATCGCGAGAAGCTAATCGAAGCAGTGGTAGAGGTTGATGATGAACTTATTACCAAATATCTGGATGGGGAAGAGATAAGCGACGAGCAGATTTACCGCTGCATAAAAGAGGCTACTAAGCTGGGCAAGGTTGTGCCAGTGCTGGTTGGTTCTGCACTTAAGAATGCTGCAATCACTCCTCTGATGGATGCTATTCACGATTATATGCCATCACCTAAGGAGCGGGATGCAGTGAAAGCCATTAATGCATCGACGAAAGCTGAAGAGGTGGTTGAGCCGATTCCAGGAGCACTTTTGTCGGCCTTTGTTTTCAAGACTACTAATGACCCTCGTGTGGGCAAGGTCAGCTATTTTAGAGTTTATTCAGGAACTATTTCCAGCAATTCACAGGTATGGAATTCCAATAAAGGCGCAGTGGAAAGAATAGGGCAACTGTTTGTCTTGCGGGGTAAAACACAGGAGCCAGCGCCCCATCTCGGCGCTGGAGACATCGGTGCTGTAGCTAAGCTAGCCTCTACCACTACAGGGGATACTCTTGGTTCACGTGAACATCCGCTGAAGTTTGCCCCGATTCATTTCCCCCAGCCGTTATTAAACATGGCTGTACATCCTAAAGCGAGAGGCGACTTGGACAAAATGAGCACGGTACTGCCTAAAATATGCGAAGAGGACTTTACTCTGAAAGTGCAACGAGAGGCTGATATAGGCGAGATACTCCTCGGGGGAATGGGTGAAACACATCTTGATGTTGCTGCTGAAAGGCTGTCGAGCAAGTTCGGCGTAGAAGTTAACCTTCAGCGACCTAAGGTACCTTATAAAGAGACTATCACTGTAAGAACTGAGGCAGAGTACAAACACAAGAAGCAAACCGGTGGTCATGGCCAGTATGGCCATGTCTTGTTAGAGTTGGAGCCTTTGCCGAGGGGTACCGGTTTTGAATTTACAGAGAGGGTGGTTGGTGGAGCCGTGCCCAGGAATTATATTCCAGCAGTGGAAAAAGGAGTTAATGAAGCCAGACTTGAGGGAGTTCTAGCTGGGTGTCCCGTAGTTGATGTCAGGGTAACGCTTTTCGATGGAAGCTCTCACTCCGTGGATTCGTCGGATATGGCTTTTAAAATTGCCGCGGCGCAGGCTTTGAAAAAAGGGCTGACTGAAGGACAACCTGTCCTGCTCGAGCCCATTGTGAACATGACAATCACCGTGCCAGATACTCTTACAGGCGATATAATCGGTGACCTTAACACCAAACGAGGCCGTGTGTTAGGCATGAATCCAGGGAACGGAGTCAATATTATTCAAGCACAGGCACCATTGGCAGAGGTTCAGCGTTACGCTGTTGACCTGAGGTCAATGACTCAGGCGCGTGGCACCTTCACCGTTGAATTCAGCCACTATGAAGAAGTGCCAAGCCAAGTCGCTCAGAAAGTTATGGCCCAGAAAGCTAATCCGTAA
- a CDS encoding electron transfer flavoprotein subunit alpha/FixB family protein: MAEYKGIMVYGELIDGKLSSITTELLGCGRRLADELKEDLLCILVGDKLGDAPKKAVAYGADKVYAAEDPLLKDYQTDSYVAVMEKAVKDLSPRILIFGQTSVGRDLAPRLSFRLGVSVSMDCLELSIDPGTKFLQQTRPVYGGNARATFTSEVFPQMATVRQKAMSPLAPDEARKGEIASIKVELDPAKIRTKVLETVKEEVAGVKLEDAQAIVTGGRGIGGPDGFKQLEELAKVLKGAVGASRPPCDNKWVPDAMQIGLTGKIVTPELYIAVGISGASQHLAGCSGAKNIIAINKDPEANIFKEARFGVVGDWKQVLPAFTEKVKELLAG, translated from the coding sequence ATGGCTGAATATAAAGGAATTATGGTCTATGGCGAACTGATTGATGGCAAATTAAGCTCAATTACTACTGAGCTTCTGGGCTGCGGTCGGCGTCTTGCCGATGAACTGAAAGAAGACTTGCTATGCATACTGGTCGGCGACAAGTTAGGCGATGCCCCTAAAAAAGCTGTAGCTTACGGAGCCGACAAAGTATATGCCGCCGAGGATCCACTGCTGAAAGATTACCAAACAGATTCATACGTTGCCGTAATGGAAAAGGCAGTAAAGGACCTTTCGCCACGAATTCTTATTTTCGGACAAACATCTGTGGGGCGCGATTTGGCCCCCAGGCTATCCTTTAGATTAGGCGTCAGCGTATCCATGGACTGCCTGGAGTTGAGCATCGACCCGGGGACTAAGTTTCTCCAGCAGACCCGACCTGTTTACGGTGGCAACGCGCGGGCTACCTTCACCTCGGAAGTTTTCCCTCAGATGGCAACAGTCAGGCAGAAAGCCATGTCGCCACTGGCACCTGATGAAGCAAGAAAGGGAGAGATTGCATCTATCAAGGTTGAACTAGACCCGGCAAAGATAAGAACGAAGGTACTCGAAACAGTAAAAGAAGAGGTCGCTGGGGTAAAGCTCGAAGATGCTCAAGCAATAGTGACCGGAGGCAGAGGAATTGGTGGACCCGACGGCTTTAAGCAATTAGAGGAACTAGCCAAGGTATTAAAGGGTGCAGTAGGAGCTTCCAGGCCACCTTGTGATAACAAGTGGGTACCAGACGCAATGCAGATAGGGCTTACCGGCAAAATCGTCACACCGGAACTCTACATCGCGGTAGGTATTTCCGGGGCCAGTCAGCATTTAGCTGGATGTTCCGGCGCCAAAAACATAATAGCCATCAACAAAGACCCTGAGGCTAATATATTTAAGGAGGCGCGCTTCGGTGTGGTAGGCGATTGGAAACAGGTCCTGCCTGCCTTTACTGAGAAAGTCAAGGAGCTTCTGGCTGGCTAA
- a CDS encoding electron transfer flavoprotein subunit beta/FixA family protein, with the protein MPLNMIVCCKQVLDPEAPPASFKIDPSTNKVVPPPGVPPVVSPFDEQAVEAALRIKDQQGGKITVLSLGNNLLRDVVKKPLSMGADELILLEDEAFEGGDSWTIAYTLATAIKKIGEYDLIFCGRQAADWDAGQVGSGIAEILGIPSVTVAKKIEATDGKAKVERVISDGYQVIEVTLPALITVSNELGEARYATLKGIMAAAKKQPTVWKPADVGLEPSQIGAAGRRAKLLKLFQPVKEGKCEIVEADTPAEAATKLAARLREAKII; encoded by the coding sequence ATGCCCCTAAACATGATAGTCTGCTGCAAGCAAGTGCTAGATCCGGAGGCACCACCAGCGAGTTTCAAGATTGACCCCTCCACTAACAAGGTGGTACCACCACCGGGAGTACCCCCTGTCGTTAGTCCCTTCGATGAGCAAGCTGTGGAGGCAGCGCTTCGAATTAAAGACCAGCAAGGTGGCAAAATTACGGTCTTAAGCCTAGGTAATAACCTGCTCCGTGATGTGGTTAAGAAACCTCTTTCCATGGGAGCTGATGAGCTTATCCTCCTCGAAGACGAAGCTTTCGAAGGTGGTGATAGCTGGACCATCGCTTATACTCTTGCTACGGCAATCAAAAAGATAGGAGAATATGACCTCATTTTCTGCGGTCGTCAGGCAGCCGACTGGGATGCTGGACAGGTTGGCTCGGGTATTGCGGAAATACTTGGAATTCCTAGCGTTACCGTGGCCAAGAAAATAGAAGCTACTGATGGTAAAGCCAAGGTGGAACGAGTAATCTCCGATGGTTATCAGGTCATCGAGGTGACACTCCCTGCCCTGATTACAGTCAGCAATGAACTCGGTGAAGCCCGCTATGCTACCCTGAAAGGAATTATGGCAGCAGCCAAAAAGCAGCCTACGGTATGGAAACCGGCCGATGTCGGGCTCGAGCCATCACAAATAGGTGCTGCTGGCCGACGAGCTAAGCTTCTCAAGCTTTTCCAGCCAGTTAAAGAGGGTAAGTGCGAAATCGTAGAGGCTGATACCCCCGCGGAAGCTGCTACTAAATTGGCTGCCAGGCTTAGAGAAGCAAAAATAATCTAG